From Actinopolymorpha cephalotaxi, one genomic window encodes:
- a CDS encoding AAA family ATPase — protein MTSKPASAPLFLVTGAPGVGKTTLLPELVRLGKGLVVIDQDELLDEGALLGVPIAFPDAAPNWPAYNRMWDRIVHIVRRAGHPVLLLGPTPYPEEPATTADPDGPVHWALLDCADELRRARLRTRGWSTEWIEDAVADAAETRELIPTVITTDDEDAEKIALRILSWTATLGEAQ, from the coding sequence GTGACGTCGAAACCTGCCTCCGCTCCCCTGTTCCTGGTCACCGGCGCACCGGGCGTCGGGAAGACGACACTCCTGCCCGAACTGGTCCGGCTCGGGAAGGGGCTGGTGGTGATCGACCAGGACGAGCTACTGGACGAGGGCGCACTGCTCGGCGTACCGATCGCCTTCCCGGACGCGGCACCGAACTGGCCGGCGTACAACCGGATGTGGGATCGCATCGTCCACATCGTCCGGCGGGCAGGCCACCCCGTCCTCCTGCTCGGCCCCACGCCGTACCCGGAGGAGCCGGCCACGACAGCGGATCCGGACGGCCCCGTGCACTGGGCTCTGCTCGACTGCGCCGACGAACTCAGGCGTGCCCGCCTGCGCACGCGCGGTTGGTCCACTGAGTGGATCGAGGATGCGGTGGCCGATGCGGCCGAGACCCGCGAGCTGATCCCCACCGTCATCACGACCGACGACGAGGACGCGGAGAAGATCGCGCTACGGATTCTCTCCTGGACCGCGACCCTCGGCGAGGCGCAATAG
- a CDS encoding Gfo/Idh/MocA family protein: MKIGVIGTGQFARSFISLWQMHPDVEAVYACDVVPERAKEHQEKYDLAGVFADADEMLASDEVDSVAVMTQRWSHGPLVLQALEAGKNVYSAVPMAISVDEIKAIIDKVAETGLIYMMGETSYYNPAVVWARGKVAEGAFGRVFYSEGDYVHDMDNGFYAAYKYSGGEDWKKTASYPPMLYPTHAIGGVLGALPTYATSVSCIGIPDDRGDGVFDKNVSLWGNDFSNMSALFHLADGGAMRTNEFRRVGYWQGHESRFRFYGTESVMEQTGHGATWSIKTEGEDYRKGDTLDISDLFYTRGGQVPEGFGDVDPALMQSFASGNAKVQDRSRLPKEFEGAHNGHEGSHHFLADDFVRGVTTKTQPPVNAWKAARFTLPGVIALESARQNGARLEIPDFGDGPENPAW, encoded by the coding sequence ATGAAGATCGGCGTCATAGGTACCGGGCAGTTCGCCCGCAGCTTCATCTCGTTGTGGCAGATGCATCCCGACGTCGAGGCGGTCTACGCCTGCGATGTCGTTCCGGAGCGTGCAAAGGAGCACCAGGAGAAGTACGACCTGGCCGGTGTCTTCGCCGACGCCGACGAGATGCTCGCCTCCGACGAGGTGGACTCGGTGGCGGTCATGACGCAGCGCTGGAGCCACGGCCCGTTGGTGCTGCAGGCCCTGGAAGCCGGCAAGAACGTCTACTCCGCGGTGCCGATGGCGATCTCCGTCGACGAGATCAAGGCGATCATCGACAAGGTCGCCGAGACCGGCCTGATCTACATGATGGGCGAGACCAGCTACTACAACCCGGCCGTCGTCTGGGCCCGCGGCAAGGTCGCCGAAGGTGCGTTCGGGCGGGTGTTCTACTCCGAGGGCGACTACGTCCACGACATGGACAACGGCTTCTACGCCGCCTACAAGTACAGCGGCGGCGAGGACTGGAAGAAGACCGCCAGCTACCCGCCCATGCTCTACCCGACGCACGCCATCGGCGGTGTCCTCGGCGCGCTGCCGACGTACGCCACCAGCGTCAGCTGCATCGGCATTCCCGACGACCGCGGCGACGGCGTGTTCGACAAGAACGTCTCGCTGTGGGGCAACGACTTCTCGAACATGAGCGCGCTGTTCCACCTCGCCGACGGCGGCGCGATGCGGACCAACGAGTTCCGCCGGGTCGGCTACTGGCAGGGGCACGAGTCCCGGTTCCGCTTCTACGGCACCGAGTCGGTGATGGAGCAGACCGGTCACGGCGCCACCTGGAGCATCAAGACCGAGGGCGAGGACTACCGCAAGGGCGACACCCTCGACATCAGCGACCTCTTCTACACCCGCGGCGGCCAGGTGCCCGAGGGCTTCGGCGACGTCGACCCGGCGCTGATGCAGAGCTTCGCCTCCGGCAACGCCAAGGTGCAGGACCGCAGTCGGCTTCCGAAGGAGTTCGAGGGCGCGCACAACGGCCACGAGGGCTCCCACCACTTCCTGGCCGACGACTTCGTCCGCGGTGTCACCACCAAGACGCAGCCGCCGGTGAACGCGTGGAAGGCGGCGAGGTTCACGCTGCCGGGCGTGATCGCGCTCGAGTCGGCCCGCCAGAACGGCGCCCGGCTGGAGATCCCGGACTTCGGCGACGGCCCCGAGAACCCCGCCTGGTAA
- a CDS encoding YciI family protein, with the protein MARYLISFESGATDLPGEDLPEVARAVESVRQEARDAGAFVFAGELDHDVKPVVIAIDGMITDGPYPESKELLGGVTIVEGPDRETGLEWGARVAAGCRTPQKVRAFRRGGGEPARYLISFDNGDMDFPTTEDWVAVGETSHAAIQDCMDAGVYVFSGGLNYEPQDDSTPAWVGAVTGDGTVADGPRPKTRKPLAGFTVITAPSHEAALEWAAKFAVAGRRAQDVRMFMYDPMVE; encoded by the coding sequence ATGGCGCGGTACCTGATCTCGTTCGAAAGCGGTGCGACGGACCTTCCCGGGGAGGACCTGCCCGAGGTGGCCAGGGCCGTCGAGTCGGTACGCCAGGAGGCCAGGGACGCCGGTGCGTTCGTCTTCGCGGGCGAGTTGGACCACGACGTGAAGCCCGTCGTGATCGCGATCGACGGGATGATCACCGACGGCCCGTACCCGGAGAGCAAGGAACTCCTCGGCGGCGTCACCATCGTCGAGGGTCCCGATCGGGAGACAGGCCTGGAGTGGGGCGCGAGGGTCGCGGCCGGCTGCCGGACTCCGCAGAAGGTCCGTGCGTTCAGGCGAGGCGGTGGCGAGCCTGCGCGCTACCTGATCTCGTTCGACAACGGCGACATGGACTTCCCCACCACCGAGGACTGGGTCGCGGTGGGCGAGACGTCCCACGCGGCGATCCAGGACTGCATGGACGCCGGGGTGTACGTCTTCAGCGGCGGGCTGAACTACGAGCCGCAGGACGACAGTACGCCGGCATGGGTCGGCGCGGTCACCGGCGACGGGACGGTCGCCGACGGCCCGCGCCCGAAGACCAGGAAGCCTCTCGCCGGCTTCACCGTGATCACGGCGCCCTCCCACGAGGCCGCGCTGGAGTGGGCCGCGAAGTTCGCGGTCGCCGGCCGCCGCGCGCAGGACGTTCGGATGTTCATGTACGACCCGATGGTCGAATGA
- a CDS encoding PIG-L deacetylase family protein — MELSGAKVLGVFAHPDDETFFAGATFAACAEAGGDVRLATLTAGEAGAIGAGPARAALDRSDRGALEAAATTGLSRYAAACTALGVRRFGVVVPGRWRDAGDAGAGSLAAGDLAELAEAIRELVADHRPDVLVTVDADGVTGHPDHVRTHEAVQRALDLLGRTGTPALMLGGCVRSDDVATARERLAGLVQGREIGTTGIVGTSAEDLVAAEWSAEAGAAKLAALDAYAPGLGTAPLAELVPDRPPVGDGVLLRTIAEVAGPSREYFRPLRP; from the coding sequence ATGGAGCTGTCCGGGGCGAAAGTGCTCGGGGTGTTCGCTCACCCCGACGACGAGACCTTCTTCGCTGGTGCGACGTTCGCCGCGTGCGCCGAGGCCGGAGGTGACGTGCGGCTCGCGACCCTCACGGCCGGCGAGGCCGGTGCGATCGGGGCGGGGCCCGCACGTGCCGCGCTCGACCGGTCCGATCGCGGCGCACTGGAGGCGGCGGCCACCACCGGACTGTCGCGGTACGCCGCGGCGTGCACCGCGCTCGGCGTTCGCCGGTTCGGTGTCGTCGTCCCTGGTCGCTGGCGCGACGCCGGTGACGCGGGTGCGGGTTCGTTGGCCGCCGGGGACCTGGCCGAGCTGGCGGAGGCGATCAGGGAACTGGTGGCGGACCATCGGCCGGACGTCCTGGTCACGGTCGACGCCGACGGGGTGACCGGCCACCCCGACCATGTGCGCACCCACGAAGCCGTCCAGCGGGCACTCGACCTTCTGGGACGCACCGGGACCCCGGCCCTGATGCTCGGCGGCTGCGTCCGCTCCGACGACGTCGCCACCGCCCGCGAGCGCCTCGCCGGGCTCGTGCAGGGCCGTGAGATCGGTACGACCGGGATCGTCGGGACGTCGGCCGAGGACCTGGTGGCGGCCGAGTGGTCCGCCGAGGCAGGCGCCGCCAAGCTGGCGGCGTTGGACGCCTACGCGCCCGGCCTCGGCACCGCGCCGCTCGCCGAGCTGGTGCCCGACCGGCCGCCGGTGGGCGACGGGGTCCTGCTCAGGACGATCGCCGAGGTGGCCGGCCCGTCGCGGGAGTACTTCCGTCCGCTCCGCCCCTGA
- a CDS encoding pyridoxamine 5'-phosphate oxidase family protein has translation MYESGALEALGLAECRHLLRETTIGRFVFWDRTHYAVHPVRYMCEDDARILFRTENGTKVEVGDKRQDVSVEIDHIDPINGHGWSVVASGPASHVTDPYQVEHVLSELPQPWASDAGREVVCVYVDYLEGRKFQAPAFVP, from the coding sequence ATGTACGAATCCGGTGCGCTTGAGGCCCTGGGCCTGGCGGAGTGCCGCCACCTGCTTCGCGAGACCACCATCGGCCGGTTCGTGTTCTGGGACCGGACTCACTACGCCGTCCACCCGGTGCGGTACATGTGTGAGGACGACGCGCGGATCCTGTTCCGGACCGAGAACGGCACCAAGGTGGAGGTCGGGGACAAACGCCAGGACGTGAGCGTGGAGATCGACCACATCGACCCGATCAACGGGCACGGCTGGAGCGTCGTGGCCAGCGGTCCGGCCAGCCACGTCACCGATCCCTACCAGGTCGAGCACGTGCTCAGCGAGCTTCCGCAGCCCTGGGCGTCTGACGCGGGCAGAGAGGTCGTGTGCGTCTACGTCGACTACCTCGAAGGACGGAAGTTCCAGGCCCCCGCGTTCGTGCCGTAG
- a CDS encoding trypsin-like serine protease, producing the protein MRIRILLVAVASVLAVVAGTVPAQAITHGTPDGQGHPFVGELLFYVPDEADSRFDDPGSWFTCSGTLLNGHIALTAGHCTYAIGRNGASTTAGGGSGSGGNDVWINFDEKPNFDILKPSSSYGRDQNAQRYHDWSTALNSSTSWHRATSHPHPQFDPDAFYLHDAGVLDLQDSVSMPTYGKLPTQGYLDQFQTGPRPEALFTVVGYGLNKVLPGSDVGGDTRVQGTTQLVTLQGLFGMPYGTAARFSNNNGKVHQGGTCFGDSGGPTFHGANTVVTVTSFGVSPNCTGTDDEYRIDQPDDLAFLAGFGVTP; encoded by the coding sequence ATGCGTATCAGAATCCTGCTCGTCGCCGTGGCATCGGTCCTCGCCGTGGTCGCGGGCACCGTACCCGCGCAGGCGATCACCCACGGCACCCCCGACGGCCAGGGACACCCCTTCGTCGGGGAGCTGTTGTTCTACGTGCCCGACGAGGCCGACAGCCGGTTCGACGATCCGGGCTCGTGGTTCACCTGCTCGGGCACGCTGCTGAACGGCCACATCGCGCTGACCGCCGGCCACTGCACGTACGCCATCGGCCGCAACGGCGCGTCGACCACGGCCGGCGGCGGCTCGGGGTCGGGCGGCAACGACGTGTGGATCAACTTCGACGAGAAGCCGAACTTCGACATCCTCAAGCCCAGTTCGTCGTACGGGCGGGACCAGAACGCCCAGCGCTACCACGACTGGTCCACCGCGCTGAACTCCTCCACCAGCTGGCACCGCGCGACGTCCCACCCGCACCCGCAGTTCGACCCGGACGCGTTCTACCTCCACGACGCCGGCGTGCTCGACCTGCAGGACTCGGTGTCGATGCCGACGTACGGCAAACTGCCCACGCAGGGCTACCTCGACCAGTTCCAGACCGGGCCGCGGCCCGAGGCCCTGTTCACCGTCGTCGGGTACGGCCTGAACAAGGTCCTCCCCGGCAGTGACGTCGGCGGCGACACCAGGGTGCAGGGGACCACCCAGCTCGTCACCCTGCAAGGCCTCTTCGGTATGCCGTACGGCACGGCCGCTCGGTTCAGCAACAACAACGGCAAGGTCCACCAGGGCGGCACCTGTTTCGGTGACTCGGGCGGGCCGACGTTCCACGGCGCGAACACCGTGGTCACGGTCACGTCGTTCGGTGTCAGCCCGAACTGCACCGGCACCGACGACGAGTACCGCATCGACCAGCCCGACGACCTGGCGTTCCTCGCGGGCTTCGGCGTCACGCCCTGA
- a CDS encoding phosphotransferase enzyme family protein produces MTRQSSFKRVVRERARATGQRYTQARADLELANRQEFVHSRPFEQVTLKAHLEQHYGIEITSILPIDDDPATRPDGSWPGHYASTLVVTHADGRRWIARVFSSSADRVSRVEGDAEILRFLASHDFPAERIAHDDPVTVLDGKGIIVTRFIDGGRPRAGTPVWEEMAEILGRLHTLPAAGGAVSRDGGAEETDGGFHVGRPKEDLAAAMGFLVSVEDKVNTAAREKFEWLRAQVENADDAEGLPEALTHGNYHPWAAVGTPGNLAIIGWAGSGCGPRLPALAWLLRTAAEHNATENIAAVMHGYSRHVQLTDEELHRLPSILNMRALWLECLGFRMTVNDGGTPMMDEGWMQPASRERAERVVAQAITALRG; encoded by the coding sequence ATGACCAGGCAGAGCAGTTTCAAGCGCGTGGTCCGCGAGAGGGCCCGCGCGACCGGGCAGCGGTACACCCAGGCGCGCGCGGATCTGGAACTGGCGAATCGCCAGGAGTTCGTCCATTCCCGTCCGTTCGAACAGGTGACGCTGAAGGCCCACCTCGAACAGCACTACGGCATCGAGATCACCTCGATCCTGCCGATCGACGACGATCCCGCCACGCGACCCGACGGCTCCTGGCCGGGCCACTATGCCTCGACCCTGGTCGTCACACACGCCGACGGCCGGCGGTGGATCGCGCGGGTCTTCTCCTCGTCAGCCGACCGGGTCAGCCGCGTGGAGGGTGACGCGGAGATCCTGCGGTTCCTCGCCTCCCACGACTTTCCCGCCGAACGGATCGCCCACGATGATCCGGTGACTGTCCTCGACGGCAAGGGGATCATCGTCACCAGGTTCATCGACGGCGGACGCCCGCGCGCCGGCACCCCCGTGTGGGAGGAGATGGCCGAGATCCTGGGCCGGCTGCACACACTTCCCGCGGCCGGTGGCGCTGTCTCCCGGGACGGCGGTGCCGAGGAGACCGACGGCGGCTTTCATGTGGGACGGCCGAAAGAGGATCTGGCAGCTGCGATGGGCTTCCTGGTCAGCGTCGAGGACAAGGTGAACACCGCGGCTCGGGAGAAGTTCGAGTGGCTGCGCGCCCAGGTCGAGAACGCCGACGACGCCGAAGGCCTGCCCGAGGCGCTCACCCACGGCAACTATCACCCGTGGGCAGCAGTCGGCACGCCCGGCAACCTCGCGATCATCGGCTGGGCAGGATCCGGGTGCGGGCCCCGACTGCCCGCCCTGGCCTGGCTCCTGCGCACCGCCGCCGAACACAACGCCACCGAGAACATCGCCGCGGTCATGCACGGCTACTCCAGGCACGTCCAGCTCACCGACGAGGAACTCCACCGGCTCCCGTCGATCCTCAATATGCGGGCGCTCTGGCTGGAATGCCTCGGCTTCCGGATGACCGTCAACGACGGCGGTACTCCCATGATGGACG
- a CDS encoding DUF3048 domain-containing protein, with protein sequence MNRTLRIVLAATVGILVVTAGVVALGAGRDHFWTADPSPTTAPPTAASRTPSPTASPTASPTASATPKPSAVRGGSPFTGLPARGPAKRVLAVKIDNVPAARPAAGLARADIIYVEQVEGGLSRILAVFSSRTPTALGPVRSARESDIELLRQFGRPAFAYSGANSTVLSKLTKAPVYDVSPAHAGSAYFRGGARPAPHNLYARTGRLLARAPKASTPRDIGFRFGAQPAGGRAVTSQQVRFPSFRADFRWSAKEHRWRVSMDGTPMRATDGAPPTPATVVVQYSRIRRSALKDSAGNYTPYTETVGSGRALVLRNGRAYDARWSRPRAAGGTKFTTSAGRPMTFAPGQTWVMLAPR encoded by the coding sequence ATGAACCGGACCCTCCGCATCGTTCTCGCCGCCACTGTCGGCATCCTCGTCGTGACCGCCGGAGTGGTGGCCCTGGGTGCGGGCCGTGACCACTTCTGGACAGCGGACCCCTCCCCCACCACCGCGCCACCGACAGCGGCGAGTCGTACGCCCTCACCGACGGCCTCACCCACGGCCTCACCCACGGCCTCAGCCACGCCGAAGCCGTCGGCCGTCCGGGGCGGGTCGCCGTTCACGGGCCTGCCGGCGCGGGGGCCGGCGAAGCGCGTCCTCGCGGTGAAGATCGACAACGTGCCGGCAGCCAGACCGGCCGCCGGGCTGGCGCGAGCGGACATCATCTACGTCGAACAGGTCGAGGGTGGACTCTCCCGGATCCTCGCCGTCTTCTCCTCCCGGACGCCGACGGCTCTCGGGCCCGTCCGGAGCGCGCGGGAGTCCGACATCGAGTTGCTGCGCCAGTTCGGGCGGCCGGCGTTCGCCTACTCCGGCGCGAACTCAACGGTGCTCTCGAAGCTCACGAAGGCTCCGGTGTACGACGTCTCACCGGCGCACGCCGGCTCGGCGTACTTCCGTGGTGGTGCGCGGCCGGCCCCGCACAACCTGTACGCCCGGACGGGCCGGCTGCTGGCCCGGGCGCCGAAGGCGAGCACCCCGCGCGACATCGGCTTCCGCTTCGGCGCCCAGCCGGCGGGCGGACGGGCCGTGACCTCGCAGCAGGTGCGCTTCCCCTCGTTCCGCGCCGACTTCCGCTGGTCGGCGAAGGAACACCGCTGGCGGGTGTCGATGGACGGCACGCCCATGCGGGCCACCGACGGCGCGCCGCCCACCCCGGCGACGGTCGTGGTGCAGTACTCCAGGATTCGCCGCTCGGCGCTGAAGGACTCGGCGGGCAACTACACGCCGTACACCGAGACCGTCGGCTCAGGTCGCGCGCTGGTGCTGCGGAACGGCCGTGCGTACGACGCCCGCTGGTCCCGCCCACGCGCCGCCGGGGGAACGAAGTTCACCACCAGTGCGGGGCGGCCGATGACCTTCGCTCCGGGCCAGACCTGGGTGATGCTCGCTCCCAGGTGA